The genomic DNA GGCGGCGGTGGCGGCGACGTCCGGGGCTTCGTGCGGGCGGACGTAGCTCCACGGGGCCGGCGGGCCCGCGGGCGGCAGGTGCCACACCCGCACGGACTTCCCCTCGGCGGTGACCGCAACCCGCCCGGCCGCGCTGAGCACGACCTCCTTGGTGGCGGGCGTCGGGTCCAGGGACAGGCGGCACCGGCCACTGCCCAGGTCCCACACTCTCGACGGCTCGTCCCGGCCACCGCTGGAGAAGCCGACCGTCCCGTCCAAATTGACGGCGACCCGGCCGAAGCCGGTCTTCAGCTCCCGCCGGGGTTCGCCGGACTCGAGATCGACCAGGCGGACGTCCGTGCTGCCGAGGTCGACCACGGCGAGGCGGCCGTCGCCGCTGAACCGCGCCGACATCACGGTGCGGTCGAACCGGTGCACCAGCTCGCCCGTGCGGACGTCGTACACGGAGTTCGTGTGGCGCTGGTAGTCGATGACGGAGCACAGGGTGCCCTGGGCCCCGAGGACGTCCGCCTTGCTCTCGAACTGCCGGACGTCCAGGGGTTCGCGCGTCTCGAGGTCCCAGGTGACGGTTTCCCCTTCGAAGCCGCTGGTGACCGCGTGCCGCTGGTCCGCCGTCAGCGCGACCAGGCCCACCCAGCTGGGGTGGCCGGGCAGTTCGAACCCGGCCGCGGCTTCGAGGTCGAGCACGAGTGCCCGTCCGACGCCCCCGCCGACGACCACGAGCTGTCCGTCGTCGCGCACCGCCACGGCCGAGGCACGATACTTCTCGAGCTGGAACTGTTGCCGGCACTCCTTCGTCGGGACGTCCCAGATCCGCAGCCCGCCGGAGCTGTCGGCCGAGACCGCGACCTGGCCGTCCGGGGTCAACGCGAGGGCGACGATCCGGTCTTCGTGTTCCCCCGGCAGGACCGACTGCGCGGGGGCGGGTGCGTGTTCGACCGACGCGAGCGCGTCGGCGATCTGCGGATCGCCGGGCGTCCGCGCGTCCGTGTCCCGCAGCAGCGCGGCCGCCGCGACCGGATCGCCGCGTTCTCGGTGCACGAGCGCGAGCAGGTACTCCCCGACACCGTCGCCCGGATCCCCGAACCGCACGGACTCCAGTTCGTCGACCAGTTCGGCGTCGGTGATCACCCCGGTCCGCCATCGGTGCAGCCCGCGGTTGTAGCGGGCGTGCGGGTGGTGCGGATCCGCCCGAAGCGCCCGGGTCCACAGCTCCTCCGCGCTGTCGCGGAGGCCGAGGTCCAGCATGGACAGCGCGTGGTTGGACAAGCCGTCGGCGAGCAGAGTGGCCGCCGCCGGAGCGCGCCGGGGGTACGGGCCGACTTGCCGCTCGTGCACCCGGATCAGGCGCTCCGCGAGCGGCCCGAGCCGGGCGGGCCGCGCGGCCGGGTCCTCGGTGAGGCACTCGCGCAGCACGTCCGCCACCTCGGCCGGCACCGGCAGGACCGCGTCCGGGGCCCCGGAGCGGGCGAAGCCGTCGAAGACGCCGCCCGCCGCGGTCCCGTCCGGGTCCGGTGGTCGGCCGAGGAACATTTCGAGGACGGTGACCGCCCAGGACCAGGTGTCCGTGGCCGTTGTGAGCCCGCCCGGTGACCGCGCCTGTTCGGGCGAGCAGTACGCGGGAGTCAGACCGCCGCGGCTGACGAACGGATCCGCGTCCCCTGCGACCTGCCCGGTGGCCATGCGGGCCCGGGCCATGCCGAAGTCGGTGACCTTGACCGTGCCGTCCCGGGTGAGCATCACGTTGGCGGGCTTGACGTCCTGGTGCACGACCCCGTTCTCGTGCGCGTGGTCGAGTCCCCACGCGGACTGGATGGCGACGTCCAGCACCGATCCCAGGGGGTCGGTCCCGTACAGGCTCCGGCTCCGGACGGCTTCGGCCAGGCTGCCGCCGTCCGCCCACTCCGCGAAGACCCGGGGCACTCCGTCCAGGGTGCGGACGTAGACGCAGTTCGCGATGTGCGGGTGCAGGCCCAGCCCGACCCACACCTCGGCTTCCCGTTCGAAGTCCCGGATCGCGTCCGGCGAGCGGATCAGTGCCCGGCGAGGGGTCTTCACCGCCAGGTCGATGTCCCAGCCGTGGTGCCGGACCCGGTGCACCAGTCCCATGCCGCCGGTGCGCACCACGTCCAGGACCTCGTAGAGGTCGAGGATCAGGTCCCCGCGGCGCCATGTCGCCATCGTCGTCAGTCGACGGTGGCGACGTACACCGGTGTCCCGAGCAGTACCGACCTGGCCGTGCCGTCCGGGCTGTCGCCGTGCAGCAGGCGCTTGGCCACGAACTCGACGTTCTGCGCCGGCCACCGCAGGCTCGCCACGGCGCCCTGCACCCGGGCGAGCGCGGCGCGGTCGGCGCGGTCGAGGTCGCCGTCCACCGCGTCGGCGACGTACTCGTCCTCGAGTTCCGAAGTGACTCCCAGCCCGTCGAGCATCGATGACATCATCGAGCGCCCCACCCCGCGCGCATCGGCGTCCGGCACGGAGTCCCACACGTGCTTGTACGAGCCACCCAGCCCGACGACCGTGTTCTCGCTCCGCCCGCCGAAGAACACCAGTGAGGACGTGGGATCGCCGGGGAACGCCCCCCAGCGCATCGGGAGCAGCCCCCAGAAGAACTGACCCGGCTCGTCCACCGAGCCGAGATCACCGTGATCGCGCAGGTACCCGACGACGGTCTCCAGCCGACGGATCCGGTCGTCGGACGGGCCCTCGGTCGTTCGCTTCGCCGACAGCACCGTGAGATTCACGCCCAACTCGGTCTGGCGCTTCGCCCCGAACCTGGGGTCGATCTGCGGCAACAGCATGTCGATCTTGCTGTCGCTGACGTAAACGTAGTAGCTGAACGACATTGCCAGCTCCCTCCCAGGCATTGACCTGCCCCAGCGTAGCGATCACGGTCCGATGCGAGCCATCAGATGCTTGGGTCGGGCACCGTGAGGTTGCGGTGGCCGCGCTCCGATCGGGATGACGCGCACGTTCAGGAGGCCAAGTCGCGATCATGCAAAGGCCCTGGGGAACGGGCTGTGTTCGGCGCGGGCCGCCGAGTTCGAGGGGGACCGTCGTCAAGGATGATCCAGGTTCAATCGTCATGTGCGGCTTTGGTGCAGGTGGGGCCGGGCATCAGTGAATGCATTCCGACACCGCTATGGCGGCCGCAAGTTGGACGCTTCTGCGCAACGGCAAGCTCCGGGTGGACGAGTTCTCGACCGAGATCATCCGTATCCGCCAGGAGTTTCGCATGCTTGTCCACCGATCCTCGATCGAGTCCAGCCGTGGCGCGCTGACGGTGGCCACGAGGCACCCTGTGGCATCCCATGCGCCCGTTCAGCCGGTGTTCGCCCGGGCGATCGGGTGAAAACGTTCTCTGCCCCGTCATCGACGTAGCCGAGTCCCGTTGCCTGACCAGGCATCATGCCTGATCCCGCTCGCCCCTGACGGGTGCGGTATCCGAACCACTGGGCACTCCGCAGAACAAGAAAGGGGCTCATGAATATTCACCGGTTGGCCCAGTGGACGGCGCTCTGGACGCTGTGCGTGCTTGTGGGCATTGCCCTGCACGTTCATCAACACGGTCACCGTCTCCGGCGGCGGCAGCGAGTCGGCCACCGCGACCAATCCGACGACCGTCACCGGCGGCACCTGCAACGGGGGAAACGGCGATGGGGGATCGATCCTGTCGGCCAACCTCAACGGCATCCTCACCTCCCGCGGGCGGTCGTGTGGGCGATGCTGGTCGGGGCGCTGCTCCCCGGCACTGTCACAGCGTGCGGCCCCGGCGGCAAGGACGTGACCGCAACCAGCCGCCAGGTACACCTCGGGGCCGACTCGCACGGGGTGCCGTTGCTGCGAGCGGAAGTGCGAGACACCCTCCCCCACGACCCGCAAGCCTTCACTCAGGGCCTGGAGTTCCGCGGCGACAGCCTCTACGAGAGCACGGGCCTGGTCGGCCGCTCCTCGCTGCGAGCCGGACGGCCAGGCAAGCCGCCCGCCGTGTACGCCGAGTTGAAGGCACCCTTGTTCGGCGAGGGCATCACCCTGTCCGGCGACAAACTCTGGCAACTGACCTGGCGAAACGGCATCGCCATCGAGCGCGACCCCACCACACTCGCAGAACGTCGCCGTTTCACCTACCAGGGCGAAGGCTGGGGCCTGTGCCACCATCGCTTCTCCGGGCGGCACCAGCTCGTAATGAGCAATGGCACCGACCGGCTCACCTTCCGCGACCCCAGCACCTTCAAGGCAACAGGCAGCATCGACGTGCGCCAGGACGGCCAACCCGTGACAGGGCTCAACGAACTGGAATGCGCGCCCGACGGCTTCGTCTACTCGAACGTGTACCCGACGGACACGATCGTGCGCATCGACCCCAGCACCGGCACCGTCACCGCACACATCGACGCCACCGGACTCCTGACCCCATCCGAACGCAGCGGAGCCCAAGCACTCAACGGCATCGCCGCCTTGCCAGGAACCAAGCTGTTTTTGATCACAGGCAAGCTCTGGCCCCGCATGTTCAAGGTCAGCTTTGTGGCAAAGTGACCGCCCTCGTCGGCATTCGACGGAGGGCAGGGCCGCGCTGTTCAAGCGGTCCCCCGCGGGCGTGGTCAGGTCAGGGCAGGTCAGGTCAGGTCAGGTCAGGTCAGTAGCTGTACCCAGCTGGCGCTGAGCTCATCGAGCATCTGATTACGCGTCAACTTCCGGTCATCACGATCCCCGTTCTGGGCGACGAAGTCGAGCTGGGCCATCGCAAGAACGCCCCGAAAGTGGCGTTGATGGGGCTCGAGGCGCCCAGCCGTCTTCAGTCCGTCCTCGATGTCGCTGATGGCCTCCCCCATCCATCGCTCGACCAGGTCGGTGAGTTCTGGATCGACCACCGCGGCGTCGCGGCCGGCTAGGATGATGGGTCGGATGGCCGGCCAGCTGTCGGCGGTTCGCCGAAGCCACGCTGTGATCGCCTCCGGCGTCCCGTCGACGACCGTGGCGACGAGCTCCTGCGCCGTCGAGCCGTGCTCGGGGGAGCCGACCCGCTGCAGTGCCTCGTTGAGCTGCTCGTCGATGAGTGCCCTCATCAGTTCACTGCGGGAGAGGAAGTATGCGTAGACGGTCCCTCGCGTGGTGCCCGCCGCAGTCGCGATGTCGTCGACCGTGGTGGCGGCGTACACCCGGTACACCTTACGCTCGACGCGGTTCACGCCGTCCCTGGGACCGAGCAACGCCAAGTCGATCTCGACCCCGTGGTCGATCTCCTTCCGTTTCGCGGCGGAAGTGACTGTGCGTCCGAGCCGCTGAATATACGCCGGGCGAGGAGATCCACGTATCGCTGGACCGCCCGCACCACTGCACCGCTAGTGCGGGCGGTCCATGGAGGGCGAACGACTGGTAAGTCGCCGCGTCAGTCGAGCCAGAAGCATGCCTTCTGCTTCGAGCCCTTGAACTGGGTACAGACCGTCCCCTTGGTCAGCTTCGGCCCGCCCGTCCGCTATGACCCCACAGAGTCTCCACTGCAACGCCGGGCGCCCCGCCGTTGTCGCCGGTCCAGCTGGACTTCTTCCAACCGCTGACCTTCGAGCCCCCGCCGGACTTCCTGTACGTCCACCGGGCCCAGTAGGCGTGCCCCTTCTTGCCCGACACCTTGTGGGCGATGATCAGCGGTACCCGGTGGGGCGACGCCTTGGTGTATCTGATGACGATGCAGTAGTCCTTGCTCCGCGTACATCGGTGAGTCTCAACGGAACTGGCCTTGCTGTCGGCCTCCGCGAACGTCGGGGCCGACACGAGTAGTACGACACCAACTGTCATACACATGATTCTTCGCATGCCCGGGTCAACGGCTCTCCGTCGCAGAAGTGCGGACGGCACATGGGACATCACCCACACGAGGCGGTTGTGGGGCCGCATCTCATTGGGCTGCTGAATGTGAAGGACGGCACTAGCTGATTTCGCAACGCCTGTGCATCCGTGCCCAGCATGCCTGCTCTGACCGGCAGAACGCCGCGCTGCGACGAGCAATCCCGCCGATCTGCAGGGGGCGAATCAGCCAGGCACGAGCTACAGACGGAATCCTCCCCGCTGTGCAGATGGCTGCGTGCGCAGCACTGGGCTCCCCGCTCGTACGGCGGGAGGCGGCGCTTGTGCCTCACCCCATTGCTGCTGTGCCGCGATGTTGCGGTGCGCGGTGGCATCGAGGAGAGCTCGCGGGACAGTTGCTCCGACCTGGCGTGCCGTCTCCAGCAGTGCTGCCGCAGCAGTCTGCTCGGCCTGCAGCACAGTCCGGTACGCGCCGGTCAGCGATTCTAATTGCCGGTGGTGAACGGGGTAGAAGCGCCGCTGTCCTGGATGGTCCGGGCCTGGTCGATGCTCGACGGAATCGGTGACCAGTCCGCTCTGTGCCCGTTCCACCGCCAGCGGCGCGGCTGCGGCCAGTTGCCACCCGGTGGCAGGCAGTCGGTACAGCACTGCCGCCAGACCGCCCGCGCCCCGCACGTCGTCCAGAATGTCGCGAACCGGCCGCGCTTCGGGGCGTCCTGCTCCGTCCGGTCGCCACTGCGCACCGAACAGCAGCTGCCCCACCCGCACAGCCGACGTATAGGCGATCACTGTGGCCGGGTGGGGGACGACCTGCGGCAGGCGGACCACCTGGCCGCGGCGGACGATGTCATAGCTGGGCGGCGGCAGTTTGGGATGGGCCCGGGGGTCGGCCAGGTCCACAATCCGATGCCACGCGGCCGCAGACTGCTGCCACGCCTGCGCGGAACTCCGCAGGGCTCCGGCTGCCTCCCGCTGAACTGCAGCGATCGCCGGGTCCGGGAGCTGCTCGGCGACGCGCAACAGCAATCGGCCCGACAGCAGGCGTCCCATAGCTGTCCAGCGGGAGAGCTGTTGCAGGTCGGATCCGCTCAGCCGGTGTCCGGATCGGTCGTGCAGGGTGTCGAACGCGGCCCGGGACAGCCGGTCGCAGTCCTCAGCCAGGCGCTCAGGGACATCCCGGGTGTCGTCGCTGCCGTGCGCCTGGACCGGCTCGACGGGCAGTGCGAGCGAGAAAGCCGCGATCCCCCAGTCGGCGTTACGGGTCCCCTCCTGGCCGAATACCGCGGCCTTGGCCAGCGATGACCGGACATCGGCGAAGGCTGCTTCAACACCGGGGTCCTCGATGTCCCGCCCCAAGGTGAGAGCGATCCGGTTTGCCTCCCACGCGAGTTCGGCGGACCGTCGGGCGAGGTAGTCGCGAGCGGGATGGGTGCTGAACGCATAGGCGTAAGCGGTCAACGGGACGCGGTTGGGCCCGTGATGGCTCTCGATGACGTCACGCACCGCGTTGACGGCTGCGGTCGCGCCCGCGATGCCGTCCCCCGCCGAGCCGGACGAGTTCAGCGCCGGGGGCGGCAGCAGTCGCTGGGCTGTCTGCAATGCATCACGGGCCTGGTCGAGGTGGAACCGGAGGTCGCTCGCCGGCGAGGCGTCGTCGATGATGCTGAGCCCCGCAGCCAGATCCGCCAGGAACTGGTCTAAGAGGCGGCTTACGGCTGCCCGGTCAGCCGCGACGGGCTGCTCGGTCGCGGCTCGAAGATGCGCGCTGGCCGTATCGAAGAGCTCTTCCAGAGTGGCCACTACTGCTCCCTAACCGTCGTGAGAGCCTCCCGCGCGGCGGACGCGTGTCGGGCCGCCTCGCTCAGGCTGCTCTGCGCGCCTGTGCTGCTGTCCCCCGCCGAGGCGAGGCGAACAAGCGCCCCATGGGTCCGATCGAGCAGGCCGATGTAGGGAGCAAGGCCGGCCGTTCCGGGCTCGATCTCTGCCAGGTTGAGGGGACCGCCCGTCTCCGGCACGGGCAGCAGATCCCGGGCGGTGAAGCATTCCTGCGCAACGACGAGCGCCTGCAGTTCGTCGCTCGCCTCGTCCCAAGCGATGGCGTCCGCGAGACGGCCCACGAGATCCAGCGCATCCCATGCGCCGGACAGAACCGTGTATGCGTCCGACTCCGACAGCGCTTCGCTCACTCTGTTCAGCTGTGCGGTCATGGCCCCGATCCCCTCCGTGAAATGTGTGTATATGGCAATCGTGACACCGTCTCCGGCGAAGCTCCTAGCCCCTGTGGACAGAGAGGTCTCTGTGGACAACGCCGTATCCGGTTGAAAGGACACCCGGATCTCACCGTCCGTGGTACTCGGTCTGAAACTGGTGAGCTCTCATGTTGAGGTGCCTCCTGCAGCGGCTGCGCCAGGCGTCGGGCAGCGCCCTCCGCCTGCAGGAGCCGAGCCTCACGCTCCAGAATGCCGGGGTCCGTAGTTAGCGGTAGCAGCGGCGCTTCGAGCTTCACCGCCTCCACCACCGTGCCTGCGGGCTCGTCCGTCGTGCTCAACGCATTCTCCTTCGGTGCTCAGTGGGGGCAACGGGCTCAGGTCGAGAGACGGGGCGCACCCGTCCGGGCGGCCGACCCCGGGGTCGCCACGGCGGGGCGCGGCGCACTCTTCTGGCCGGCCTCGGCCGGGGCGGCGGGGCCGGTGAGACCCGGCGGCAGGGTTACCGCAAGCCGTCCGCCGTGGTGCGCGGCAAGACCAGCCAGCGTCTCCAGGGCGGTGAGGACGGCCGGGCTGAACCGGCCCGGCTGAACCCGGGCCCGCTCCACGATCCCCTGCGCGTGTTCGGCCACCGCACTGTAGGGCCCGGCCGCCAACCCGGGACCGGCAGGCAGCTCCGAGGGCGGCAGCTGTTGCCAAACCTCGCGGAACTGCGCTACCCGCCGGTGCGGGGAAGCGCTGAGCTCCTTGCCCATGTCGGTGTCCACCCATGCCTGGAAAGCCCGGGCAATCTCTCGCGAGGCCTTCACAGCCTCGTCCCGGGTGGCGTACGGCAGCGGGGCGTTGGACCGCAGTGTGCTGCGCAACTGGCGGATCTCGGCAAGATTCTGGTTCTGGGCGGCGTCCACGGTGTCAGCGTCGGGCCGCTCGCTGAGCGGACTGCTGTAGGCCAGGGCAGCATCGGAGACCTTGAGCAGCACCTCGGCGGTCGGCAGGTCCAGGCGCTTGGCGCCGCTGCGCAGCCAGTCGGCCCCGGCCTGCGCCCAGCGGGCGATGGTCTCGCAGGAACGGGCGGAGACCGTGCGCCAAAACCCCTGGACACGAATGTCGTCGGCCAGCCGCTCAAAGTAGGGGCCGGCCTTCTCCTTGATGACGTCCCACAGATGGGCGGCAGCGCCGCGGACGGTCTGCAGCTGCTGCCACTCCGGCGAGTCCTTGAGCGACGGAGCATGGCGGTCGGCCTCCTGCAGGGCGGTGTTGACTGCGGCGGCCGCCTGCCGGGCATCGGCCGTACTGACAGGGGCAGACGCGGCAGGCGCGGACTGCGGACCCACACTGTCCGTAGCGTCCTGTGGGCCGGGCACGGTTCGCCTCCACTGCTGCTCCAGGATGCGCAGGTCGTTGTCGACGGCGGCGCGCAGGTCCTGGGCGCTACCCAGGTCGGGCGGGACAATGTCGGCCCATGCCTCCTCCACCCGCTCGAGCGCCTCAGGCAGGTCCACTGGCTCGATGAGGTCGGCGGCCCACAGGTCCCCGGGATCGCAGGCGTCCCCGGTGCGGCCCGCTTCCGGGAAAGCAGCGGCCGGTGCAGCCTGAGACACCAGCGCTCGCGCCGTGCCCTGAGCGCCCGTGGGGGCCTTCAGCTTCCATGTCGGGGCACCGTAGCCGTCGTACAGGACCCCGTCGCGTGCAGTCCATCCCGCTCCGTCCGGGAGGTCGTTGCCGGTCCACAGCGGAAGCTCGCGCTGCGCTTCAGGCATCGCCGCCTCGGCATTCGCCCGCGCCCGCGCCTCCAACGGGGCTGGCTGCGCCACTTGCAGAACAGGGACGGGCGGCTGGCTGACCCGGTATGTCTCGACGGCCGCTCGGATGGATTCGGCGGTCGCCGAGGCCGGTTCTGTGGGTGTGGCCATGGAGGCTTCCTCCGTACGGTCGGATGTCACGGGCAGGAGCCCGCGAGGGCAGTTCGGCGCGCTCCGGGACGTCGTCGCGCTCCTGAGTGGCTTCTTCGGTATGTAGCGGGATGCGTACGCAGGCCCCCTCGCGTGTGTATAGGCCTGCAGCGCCGCTACAGCGGTGCCTGCAGTCCAGCGGTACGTCGTGCGAGTTCCGCCGCGGCCGGATGTGCGGCCGCGGCCGTAGTCGTGTCGGCGGTGAGCAGGTACAGCTCGAAGGCCTCGTCGGCGCCGGGCGGTGGCGCCACCAGCGGTGGCGGGTCCTGGTGGCGGCCGCTGGCGCAGGCGGCCAGCTGCAGTCGGGGCGTGAGGTTGTGCAGCGTGTTGATCCAGTCGGCCTCGGCGAGCTCCCGGCCAGCTGGCTGTTCGCCGGCATGGGTACGCAGCCAGCCCACGTACAGGGCGGTCAGGTGCTCGACGACGGGTGGGTGGCGGTACCAGCAGGGTGGGATGTTGTTGTGGAGTTCGAAGGTGCGGCGCAGCCAGTCGACCCAGATCGCAAGTTCTCGCATCCGGGCACGCCGCTCGGGCGGGTCCATGGCAGCCCACACCCACCGCTGAGGCTCGGGCTTGGCGGCGGCCGGTGCCGGCCACAGAGAGGCGGGGTTGTCGAGCGCGTCAGACACGGGTGCCGGCCTTCCCGGGTGCGGCGGGCGTGGTGAAGCTGACCGTCCCTGCCGGAGGAACGGGGGCGGCCAGCAGCTTCTTGAGGTCCTTGTCGCGGAAGGTGAGCCGCATCTTGACCTTGATCGGGGGCTGGTTGGAGTACTGGGCGATCGCGGTGAAGTCCGGCAGCTGCTGCAGGGAGTGGACCGGGGCGAGGTCGGTCTCGGTGGCGGAGGTGTTGGTGGAGTACTCCCCGCGGGAGCGGCCGTGGGAGGTCCGCATCACCTCGGTGCGTCCGTACAGGCCGGAGAAGTAGCGCAGGGTCTCCAGATCGCCACAGCCGGGCAGCAGCATCCGCAGACCGCTCGCGGAGAGCACGGTGTTGGCCTTCTGGGTGCCAAGCCGGTCGCGGAGCTGGGACAGGTCGTGCCACACCGTCAGGACGTCGATTCCCATCCCGCGGCCGGTGGTCAAGATGTTCGGCAGTCTCGGGTAGCGCAGCATGTTGCCGGCCTCGTCGACCATGACCCCAAGGGACGGGTTCAGGGGATTTCCGGTGGTGTTGTAGCGGACTTCGGCGCCGTGGATGATCGACGCGATGATCGAGGTCAGTAGCGGGGCGAAGCGTTCGGCGTCGGCTTCGGACGCGATGAGGCAGACGGTGCCGTTCTGGTCCAGGAGCTCCTCGACGGTGAAGTCGGTGCCCGAGCATGTTTCGTGGACTTCTTCGTCGGCGTAGACCCGGGCCAGCACGTTAAGGCTGAACTGAATGCTGCCGATGCCGTCTTCGTGGAGGCGCAGCCAGGGGGATGCGTAGTCGTCGGCAACTTCGGTGTAGCCGTGCTGCAGCAGGACGGCGCGGACATGGTCGACGGCGTCCTTGCCCAGGCCCAGCCAGCGGCGCATCACGCTCACGCCGCCGCCCGAGAGGCTCGCGGCGAGCAGGACGCCCTTGAGGACGCTCTTGGCCTGGTCGATCCAGGGGGCGGCGCGCTTGTCGTCGCCGGAGGCGGAGGCCTCTGCCATCCATGCGGCCATCCTGTCGGCTGCTTTGGCGTCGGCGCAGTAGTCCACCGGGGACCATTTGTGGGTGGTGCGGCCGGGGATCCCGGCGGGGGCGATCACCCACACCGGGCCGAAATGCCGGCGCCGGGCGTAGATGATGTCCAGGTCGGCGGCCTTGGTGCTCGTCACGATCAAGGGTCCCTGCCACTCGGCTGCGTTCGGCAGCACCAGCCCGGTCGTCTTCGATGACCCGGGTACCCCGAATACCGTGGCGGAGATGTTGGGCTGGGCGGCGACGATCTTCTTGGTCCGCATCCCGCGTCCGGCGGTGATCCGGTTGGCGCGCCTGACCGGGTCCTGGGGTGCGGAGAGCTTGCGTTCCACCTTCGCGCCGCCCCACTGTGCTCCGCCGGTGCGGCCGCTGCGGTCGAGGAGGCTGACGGCTTTGACGACCAGGACGAGGACAGCGACGACCAGAAGAACAGTGAGTACGTAGAACAGCCAGGTGGGCGGGGCCGGGTCGTAAGCTGCGCCAGGTCCGCGTACGAGGGCGGTGAGGACGGTCGCGGGGACGCTGCTGGTGCGCGTCGCCCATCCGCGTCCGGACAGCAGGGATGCGAGCGGTGCGGCCAGCAGCACCGCGCCGCTGACCGAGACCAGTGCGCCCGCGCCGTAGGCGGCGAGCAGGGTGTTGTCGTCCATGGCGGCGGACGGGCCGCTCTTCCCCGTCGCCATCACACGACCATCCGCTCATCGGTCTCGAACAACTTCTGCTCGATGTGGGAGAGCACCAGCTGGACGGCATGCGAACCGCCGCCGCGGCCGACCTTCCACAGGGCGCGGCCGCGCTGGGCGGCACCCCAGGAGCCGATCAGGTCGCATTCGGCGTCGGTGAGTCCGATCGCCTCTCGGGTGATCTGCAGCGGGCGGGTGTCCTGGGCGAGCTGGATCCGGGTCTCGCAGGAGGAGATGAGGTCCTTGGCAATCGCCACGGCCTCCGAGCCGGCCGCCCCCACGCTCTCGAAGTCGGACAAGCGGTGGGTAGCCAGGAGCTGGATGGTGCCGGTCGCCCGGCTCAGGCGCAGGTCGGCATCGATCTTGCGAACCATGGCAGCGCCGCCACTGCGCATCTGGCGCCACAACTCGTCGCGTACGACGACCCACGGGCGCTGGCCGGGCCGGTCGATCGCCGCCTGTGCCCAGGAAGAGACGCAGGACAGCACCATGGCGACCGTCTCGTCGCCGTACTGTTC from Streptomyces sp. NBC_01707 includes the following:
- a CDS encoding protein kinase encodes the protein MATWRRGDLILDLYEVLDVVRTGGMGLVHRVRHHGWDIDLAVKTPRRALIRSPDAIRDFEREAEVWVGLGLHPHIANCVYVRTLDGVPRVFAEWADGGSLAEAVRSRSLYGTDPLGSVLDVAIQSAWGLDHAHENGVVHQDVKPANVMLTRDGTVKVTDFGMARARMATGQVAGDADPFVSRGGLTPAYCSPEQARSPGGLTTATDTWSWAVTVLEMFLGRPPDPDGTAAGGVFDGFARSGAPDAVLPVPAEVADVLRECLTEDPAARPARLGPLAERLIRVHERQVGPYPRRAPAAATLLADGLSNHALSMLDLGLRDSAEELWTRALRADPHHPHARYNRGLHRWRTGVITDAELVDELESVRFGDPGDGVGEYLLALVHRERGDPVAAAALLRDTDARTPGDPQIADALASVEHAPAPAQSVLPGEHEDRIVALALTPDGQVAVSADSSGGLRIWDVPTKECRQQFQLEKYRASAVAVRDDGQLVVVGGGVGRALVLDLEAAAGFELPGHPSWVGLVALTADQRHAVTSGFEGETVTWDLETREPLDVRQFESKADVLGAQGTLCSVIDYQRHTNSVYDVRTGELVHRFDRTVMSARFSGDGRLAVVDLGSTDVRLVDLESGEPRRELKTGFGRVAVNLDGTVGFSSGGRDEPSRVWDLGSGRCRLSLDPTPATKEVVLSAAGRVAVTAEGKSVRVWHLPPAGPPAPWSYVRPHEAPDVAATAARAAALLAEAATLAGTGRLDDAAGLIRAARALPGHRRHTEPVRLWRRLGALGRRTELVDAWAAGRIVPEDGRSWALEFSGRSPTVLARAGNSAEAWVFDVETGQLLHTLSLHTGHISAVAMTVDGRLAVSGGEDGRVVAWHPRDRRIVQLFTSPRDHVYYVAVSEDGQVALSGTADGLVTAWDIGSGRTIGRWEAHPGAVLGVAVSADHRYGLSRGQDVSVKIWDLREGERRWVLRGHHEWIGAARLSDDSRFVVTGGADAAVRVWRTADGQCEVVLTGHTDAVVDVLPSPDARRLLSCSVDGTVRLWDVVAARCVHVLAGHVGIVRSLAVTPDFRLAASGGEDRKARLWDLTTGRQLRAFTGFSDAVTHVALAPDGTLLLAGDEHGRLLTWALDWEYDFGSATGSLRPEAEPALDELRAEVAVPLPSRDDSRPALVEAFARLGDRQRHAVTRTLELAGELDKIVSRTDTGYRLYVRFVAEDAASREPTQIPSTAEGLALLLRPEAELNRSEEFWAGYFAEQLQDDLVTLAEAAPVLHREGDLAAAEHAWQLVVDVRSHLWDAGHVDTQGAMLGWAAVLTDLHREPEALALVRAVTGERAQDLGPDHPATLEATAALASLLSASGEQAEAERMYADLLPRLVRRFGRDDGRTLDARVGLARVHHRLGRPGDAEPVLREVLAKRRLRLGDDHPKTLAVQTELDDVRGQAPTPEKPARRRWRRQR
- a CDS encoding SAVMC3_10250 family protein codes for the protein MSFSYYVYVSDSKIDMLLPQIDPRFGAKRQTELGVNLTVLSAKRTTEGPSDDRIRRLETVVGYLRDHGDLGSVDEPGQFFWGLLPMRWGAFPGDPTSSLVFFGGRSENTVVGLGGSYKHVWDSVPDADARGVGRSMMSSMLDGLGVTSELEDEYVADAVDGDLDRADRAALARVQGAVASLRWPAQNVEFVAKRLLHGDSPDGTARSVLLGTPVYVATVD
- a CDS encoding glutaminyl-peptide cyclotransferase produces the protein MNIHRLAQWTALWTLCVLVGIALHVHQHGHRLRRRQRVGHRDQSDDRHRRHLQRGKRRWGIDPVGQPQRHPHLPRAVVWAMLVGALLPGTVTACGPGGKDVTATSRQVHLGADSHGVPLLRAEVRDTLPHDPQAFTQGLEFRGDSLYESTGLVGRSSLRAGRPGKPPAVYAELKAPLFGEGITLSGDKLWQLTWRNGIAIERDPTTLAERRRFTYQGEGWGLCHHRFSGRHQLVMSNGTDRLTFRDPSTFKATGSIDVRQDGQPVTGLNELECAPDGFVYSNVYPTDTIVRIDPSTGTVTAHIDATGLLTPSERSGAQALNGIAALPGTKLFLITGKLWPRMFKVSFVAK
- a CDS encoding TetR/AcrR family transcriptional regulator, coding for MALLGPRDGVNRVERKVYRVYAATTVDDIATAAGTTRGTVYAYFLSRSELMRALIDEQLNEALQRVGSPEHGSTAQELVATVVDGTPEAITAWLRRTADSWPAIRPIILAGRDAAVVDPELTDLVERWMGEAISDIEDGLKTAGRLEPHQRHFRGVLAMAQLDFVAQNGDRDDRKLTRNQMLDELSASWVQLLT
- a CDS encoding type IV secretory system conjugative DNA transfer family protein, whose translation is MATGKSGPSAAMDDNTLLAAYGAGALVSVSGAVLLAAPLASLLSGRGWATRTSSVPATVLTALVRGPGAAYDPAPPTWLFYVLTVLLVVAVLVLVVKAVSLLDRSGRTGGAQWGGAKVERKLSAPQDPVRRANRITAGRGMRTKKIVAAQPNISATVFGVPGSSKTTGLVLPNAAEWQGPLIVTSTKAADLDIIYARRRHFGPVWVIAPAGIPGRTTHKWSPVDYCADAKAADRMAAWMAEASASGDDKRAAPWIDQAKSVLKGVLLAASLSGGGVSVMRRWLGLGKDAVDHVRAVLLQHGYTEVADDYASPWLRLHEDGIGSIQFSLNVLARVYADEEVHETCSGTDFTVEELLDQNGTVCLIASEADAERFAPLLTSIIASIIHGAEVRYNTTGNPLNPSLGVMVDEAGNMLRYPRLPNILTTGRGMGIDVLTVWHDLSQLRDRLGTQKANTVLSASGLRMLLPGCGDLETLRYFSGLYGRTEVMRTSHGRSRGEYSTNTSATETDLAPVHSLQQLPDFTAIAQYSNQPPIKVKMRLTFRDKDLKKLLAAPVPPAGTVSFTTPAAPGKAGTRV